One Pichia kudriavzevii chromosome 3, complete sequence genomic window carries:
- a CDS encoding uncharacterized protein (PKUD0C09150; similar to Saccharomyces cerevisiae YML100W (TSL1) and YMR261C (TPS3); ancestral locus Anc_8.813): MESSSKKQNQQRSLSVSISNLQKHHAENSATSSQNVSIQDFFFNNPNRSKMTLSSVDDLQDGSNLSIAEEGNAPTRKPNIPYGNIPSTTFVKPKPQIRSSTPTPLVNEFTPKKDFMEPKLSSMRINRPQHSHLRNFKTSSILSLDQKLDSILKENESSASIVSNNNINDKTNSTSNIEDETSKNYTGLLNSEESNLLDMNNDFGKVSPYGGFSRPHLFVEDKQEFFSNAPWKVSKFDQCNGSLINSIDLARKSGIVDGDLKWVGAVSMPSNIVPDHVKADISNELKENYDSSVVFLDDEVFEGHYKSFCKQILWPIFHYQIPDNPKSNAFENHSWKYYEKVNKIFAEKIAKEYKEGDVVWIHDYHLMLVPQMLRKLVPNAKIGFFLHISFPSSEVFRCLAQRKNILEGMLGADCITFQNEEYMAHFLQSSNRLLFADFNDVGVYYKDRVTVVSYNPIGIDFHHLHKQLKSNVVQNWRNLVSDRWQNKRLLLSRDKMDKIRGLKEKLLAYERFLNNHPEYVNDTILIIICSKSGTDDEDYENEVLSIVERINSKTEIISVDQPVILLNQDVEFEQYLALLAQADLFIVSTLREGMNLTCHEFICASQHLHSPLILSEFVGSASFLNDGPFISNPYNVKQVADQIYYALNMDEEEKYDRWDKIFQQILKNDAKTWVAKCMDDLSTAYNTLNLSQTDNLIKPLTEKLYNERMGIPKPLGKRLFVINLDELTGSLEIHGQTINSLQQQVIIKTLSNLTADKSNHVYVFSLFGRTELLRQYGRISDLGLIAENGGLIKLPFSNEWYSIVEEAEREWIPSVVQMVEAFCERIPGSYIEVEECSVAFHTESVSVSDKDYKDGLIGDIITHINELFSKEYNIHATLTKGILIVKEMNLISKSLALISDLSTDINKMKKLPSSGSVLSSPVSEIASPVLSRSGSTISTLAISPIQISSNEVSAMSALNGFEHIFVCGGISRIDEELYSYFNNLSETGAIDSHHVTVVCVGQPGKFRTPASFSLKGINNLMTLLNKANTGTN; this comes from the coding sequence ATGGAATCTTCAAGCAAGaagcaaaatcaacaacgTTCTCTCTCGGTGtccatttcaaatttgCAAAAGCATCATGCTGAGAACTCGGCCACCTCTTCTCAGAATGTGTCAATTCAagacttcttctttaataaTCCTAATAGATCGAAAATGACTTTAAGTTCAGTCGATGATTTGCAGGATGGTTCCAACTTAAGCATAGCAGAGGAGGGGAATGCACCAAcaagaaaaccaaacatTCCATATGGTAACATTCCTTCAACTACTTTTGTCAAGCCAAAACCACAAATTAGAAGTTCGACCCCAACCCCCTTGGTTAATGAGTTTACCCCCAAGAAGGATTTCATGGAACCAAAGCTATCCAGTATGAGAATCAATAGACCCCAACATTCTCACCTCCGTAATTTTAAAACGTCTTCCATTTTATCTTTAGATCAAAAACTGGATTCCATCTTGAAAGAAAACGAGTCCAGTGCCAGTATTGTGtctaataataatatcaaCGATAAAACTAATAGTACAAGTAACATTGAAGATGAGACGTCAAAGAATTATACCGGCTTGCTGAACAGTGAGGAAAGCAACCTTTTGGACATGAACAACGATTTTGGGAAGGTTTCCCCCTATGGCGGATTCTCTAGACCACATTTGTTTGTTGAGGATAAACAAGAATTCTTCAGCAATGCACCTTGGAAGGTGTCTAAATTTGATCAATGTAATGGTAGCTTAATCAACTCTATCGATTTGGCAAGAAAATCCGGTATTGTTGACGGTGATCTCAAGTGGGTTGGTGCTGTTTCCATGCCTTCAAATATCGTTCCGGATCATGTCAAAGCCGACATTAGTAATGAgctcaaagaaaattacGACTCAAGCGTCGTTTTCCTTGACgatgaagtttttgaaggCCACTATAAGTCTTTCTGCAAACAAATTCTATGGCCTATTTtccattatcaaattccagataatccaaaatcaaatgcCTTTGAAAACCATTCATGGAAATACTACGAGAAAGTTAACAAAATCTTTGCGGAGAAAATTGCAAAGGAATACAAGGAAGGTGACGTCGTTTGGATCCATGATTATCACCTTATGTTAGTCCCTCAAATGTTGAGGAAGTTGGTACCAAATGCTAAAATTGGGTTTTTCTTGCATATCAGTTTCCCTTCAAGTGAGGTTTTTAGATGCTTAGCCCAACGGAAAAACATTTTGGAAGGTATGTTAGGTGCTGATTGTATCACCTTTCAAAACGAAGAATATATGGCTCATTTTCTACAGAGTTCAAATAGACTATTATTTGCAGATTTTAATGATGTTGGTGTGTATTACAAGGACAGAGTTACAGTTGTATCATACAATCCCATTGGTATTGATTTCCACCATCTTCATAAGCAACTGAAATCCAACGTGGTTCAGAATTGGAGAAACTTAGTCAGTGACAGATGGCAAAATAAAAGGCTCCTTCTCAGCAGAGATAAAATGGATAAAATAAGAGGCTTAAAGGAGAAATTACTTGCGTACGAAAGATTTTTGAACAACCATCCGGAGTATGTCAATGACACTATCTTGATCATTATATGCTCAAAGAGTGGaacagatgatgaagactACGAAAATGAAGTATTATctattgttgaaagaatcaaCTCAAAAACAGAGATTATTTCGGTGGATCAGCCTGTCATTCTATTAAATCAAGATGTGGAGTTTGAACAATATCTAGCATTATTGGCCCAGGCAGATTTATTTATCGTCTCGACTTTAAGGGAAGGCATGAACTTGACATGTCATGAGTTTATTTGTGCTTCACAACATCTACATTCACCTCTAATTTTAAGTGAATTCGTTGGTTCCGCCTCCTTCTTAAATGATGGTCCGTTCATTAGTAACCCATACAACGTCAAGCAAGTTGCGGATCAGATATACTACGCTTTGAATATggacgaagaagaaaaatatgaCAGATGGGATAAAATCTTTCAACAGATTCTGAAAAATGATGCCAAAACTTGGGTTGCTAAATGTATGGATGACTTAAGCACTGCATATAATACATTGAACTTATCACAAACAGATAACTTGATTAAACCCTTAACCGAAAAGCTCTATAATGAAAGAATGGGCATTCCGAAACCATTGGGAAAACGCCTATTTGTGATTAATCTGGATGAGTTGACCGGAAGTCTTGAGATCCACGGGCAAACAATTAACTCTCTACAGCAACAGGTGATCATtaaaacattatcaaatctAACCGCTGATAAATCTAACCATGTTTACGTATTTAGTTTATTTGGAAGAACTGAGCTATTGAGGCAATACGGTAGAATCTCAGACTTGGGTTTAATTGCAGAAAATGGTGGCCTGATAAAATTACCGTTTTCAAACGAATGGTActcaattgttgaagaggCCGAAAGGGAATGGATTCCAAGTGTTGTTCAAATGGTTGAGGCATTCTGTGAAAGAATTCCAGGATCATacattgaagttgaagaatgcAGTGTTGCATTTCATACTGAAAGTGTTTCTGTGTCCGACAAAGACTATAAGGATGGCTTAATTGGCGATATCATCACTCACATCAACGAGTTGTTCAGTAAGGAATACAATATTCATGCTACTTTGACCAAGGGGATCTTAATTGTCAAGGAAATGAACTTGATTTCTAAATCTTTGGCGCTGATTTCGGATTTAAGTACtgatatcaacaaaatgaagaaactaCCATCATCTGGATCAGTTTTATCCTCACCTGTTAGTGAAATTGCATCGCCCGTGCTGAGTCGTTCTGGTTCAACTATATCTACATTGGCAATTTCGCCAATTCAAATCTCATCTAATGAAGTTAGTGCTATGTCTGCATTGAACGGGTTTGAACATATCTTTGTTTGTGGCGGTATTTCAAGAATCGATGAAGAGTTATATTCCTATTTCAATAACTTATCAGAGACCGGCGCAATTGATTCTCATCATGTCACCGTTGTGTGCGTCGGCCAACCTGGAAAATTCAGAACACCAGCATCATTTTCTCTCAAGGGTATAAACAATTTAATGACGCTATTGAACAAGGCGAATACCGGGACAAACTAA
- a CDS encoding uncharacterized protein (PKUD0C09160): protein MVALQKLVVSTALVSVALGDEAPANFDSHKRTVARAHLDNGLVKGLIEFTSTEDGVVNVHLDVTGLPEGLGPFNYRIHDYKVKGHCERAGDVFNPFDANYVECDDLGDDSLCSVGDLSGKHGVINTTCFEIEYQDPYLSLNKRNLAYIKGKSIVITDFENNIISCGDIKLKRGKKLKRDLNNPNQSIQQDHDEFFPNLIPQAQIQNVSNNSTTFYSIEEEQDENDPSGVDDNLKDKDKEVTFDSGANKLGITKSIGLLALAGLMVLI from the coding sequence ATGGTTGCTCTTCAAAAATTAGTTGTCTCCACCGCATTGGTATCTGTTGCCCTTGGAGATGAGGCACCTGCAAACTTTGATTCACATAAGAGAACAGTTGCTAGAGCACATCTAGATAATGGACTTGTAAAAGGTCTAATTGAATTCACCTCGACGGAAGATGGTGTTGTTAATGTCCATTTGGACGTAACTGGGTTACCTGAAGGTTTAGGTCCATTCAATTATAGAATTCATGATTATAAAGTAAAGGGACATTGTGAACGTGCAGGTGACGTATTCAACCCCTTTGATGCCAATTATGTAGAATGTGATGATTTAGGAGATGATTCTCTTTGTTCTGTTGGTGATTTATCAGGTAAACATGGTGTTATTAATACAActtgttttgaaattgaatatCAAGATCCATATCTATCATtaaataaaagaaatctTGCTTATATTAAGGGGAAATCTATAGTTATCactgattttgaaaataatataatcTCATGTGGCGATattaaattgaaaaggggtaaaaagttaaaaagaGATTTAAATAATCccaatcaatcaattcaacaagatcatgatgaatttttccCTAATTTAATTCCACAAGCCCAGATTCAAAATGTATCTAacaattcaacaacatttTATTCCATCGAGGAAGaacaagatgaaaatgatccAAGTGGAGTGGATGACAATttaaaagacaaagacaaagaagTTACCTTTGATTCTGGTGCAAATAAGTTGGGAATCACAAAGTCGATTGGTTTACTAGCATTAGCTGGTTTAATGGTTTTAATTTAG